The window TGTACTCTTCTGATGTCGCCATCTGGATGGTGTACGATCCGGACTCAGCAAAGTCATTGAAGCGGTAGTTCCCACGTTCGTCAGTGATCGCGGTATCGACCACTTCGCCGTTGCTGTCAAGCAGTTCCACCATCACGCCAACCATCGGTTCGGCGCTGCTGTCATCCCGACGATCGCGCTGGCCAGGCCGGTTGCTGGACTGATCGCGAGCCAACAGATCCACATCCGAATCCGGCACGATCCCGGCGTCCCCGTCTCGAAGAAGCTGCCCACGGTTGTTGTTTTGTGGCGTCAACGGCTGCTGAGCAACCACCGAACCGGTAATCGTTGGTGAGAAGAAAAACACGTTTTCCTGCAATGAATCAACGTTGGTGTTTCGAGCGATGATGTCACCCAACGAAGTGTTTTCAATGTCGCGGACTTCGCGATCAGTCATGGTGTTTTCGTACCAGAACCGATCGCCATCACGAAGCCTTTCGAATTGATCCGCGATGATGGCTGTCGCGGTTTCGCCCAACGATCCATCCTCGGTATGGTCTTCCGCCAACAAGCCAACCCACAGATCGATGTTGTTCACATCTCCGTACAAGGCTTCCAAATTGGCAGCTACGTCGGCATCACTGGTGATTTGATCGAATGAATCGACTGCTTCCAATCCATACGCTTCTCGCGTCGAGTTGAAATCAGCCAATCCGTGATCGCGACCACGCTGAATGTTGAGCGATACCAGATCAAATCCGCCGGCTCCGGGAGGCCCGAACAAGAAGTTCCGCAGGCTATCGACCACCTCCAAATCCACTTCTTGTGACAAGGTCGACGCGGCATATTTCAACAGTGGGTCGATTCCGGTGTCTTCTAATAAACCCGGTTGAAAAAAGGCATTGGCGAGGGCAATCGACTCGGCCGTCTCGTTGCCATCGTCGTCAACGAATCGGAATTCTTCATTGAGCGTCGTGTGACCAAACCGGAACGCGGCAGTCGAGAATTCATTAGCAATCGATGGGTCGACGGTTGAGTCGTACCCGGTGTATTCCGCGATCGCGTTTTCACCCAACAATGCGGGCAAATATTCGTTCAACGTGATCGACTGCATCTGCGCGATGACGGTTGCCCGAGCTTGTTGGTAGATCTCCTCATCACTGAGCGAAGGATCTTCCGCAGAGATTTCATCCGCCAATCGGTTGTGTTCTCGCAAGAACAACGCGTGCATGGATGTCAGCACAACGTTCTCGGCCGCACGAATGTCACCCGCCAGCAGTCCGTCGTTTTCATCCGTTGGCAACAATCCGTCGTCCGTAATCAGCAAACGCCCACCGACGAACTCACGCAGTGCATCGGCGGTTTCTTGATCGCTGCCATAAACTTGCGAACCATCAATCCAAGCCGTGATCGCGTTGACTTGTTCAGCCGGATTGTCGACGGAAGTTCCTGTTCCTTCCGCGAAATCGGAGCGTGTCAAACCAATCGTGGCTTCGCCCGTGTTGAATGGGTCGAAGTAGGCGTCACCTGCGGGTACATCAATGTCAAACGATTCCCCATCGACGTCAGGTGACAAAGACAAGTCGATGTCATGATCGATGAATTGGCCCCACGCGAAAACGAATGAGCTCAGATCGCGATTGTTTGTGGTTCCATCGGGGTCCGCCGCGGCCAACGCGTTGCTGATCTCACGTGCACTTGGTCGGTCTTCACCACTGGGTTCTGAGATACCGTCGGCATAGTCATTCTCAGCGACCCGCAGTAGCTCCGTATCAGTCGATCCAAGCTCAGGATTCTCCACGTTGTTGCCTGTTCCATCGATCGATCGGACTTCGTCGGCAACGGTATCCGTTTCATCAGGATTGTCAGGACGATCCTGCGGCTGATCATGACCACCGTGGAAGTCGCGATCGCGGTTGAGTCGATTGATCACCATCAATGCATCGAGCGCCGTATCACGACCATCGTTGTTGACATCCGTCATCCGGCCACGGGAAGGACGTGATTGATTGACGCGTTGACCTTCCGAACCCGCGCCATCGGCTCCCTGCAATTGGGAACTGAATCCGCTCACCCCGTCACTGTTCATCTGGTTAATGATCGCCAACGCGTCGATCGCAGACACCTGACCGTCTTCGTTGACGTCTTCTGGAAAAGCTTCATTGTGGAACAAATTGGCGGCCAGCAATTTCCTCGTTTCCAGCGTCTCGGTCCGCAATCGACGCCGCTGCGAACTTCGCCGCCGATTCTTTGAACGAGATGATTGGTGGCCTCCGATCCAACGATTCCAGAACTTTGTCATCGCGATACCCGTGCGGTTTTCAGAAGAGAAGAGAGAAGGGCAAGCCGCGTCAGCCGAAAGCGACACGCCTCTGCTTACAGGTACGATTCGCGACACAATGCGCAACACTTCGGACGAGAAAATCCCCACAAATGTCGATGGACATTTTTTTGTTGCAAAAACTTTTCAAAATCGTCCTCCATTCCTTGGCCCGGTCGCCCCACCGACGACGCATTGGGTTTCAGAACAATCTGAAGTCGATCCACCCCCGAGCCGCCCCATGTCCATTCATACACTTGATCCGTCTTCCACGGATGGCTCCGTCGAGCGGCGCATTGACGAAGTTCGACAAGGAAATCGTCAGTCGCTGGGGGACTTGCTGCAGATGTACCAGAGCTATCTCAGCCTTCTGTCGCAGGCACAAATTGACGGCCGACTTCGTCGACGAATGAGCAGTTCCGATTTGGTGCAAGAAGCGATGTTGGCCGCACACCGCGACTTCGATCAATTCCGAGGCAAAACCGAAGGAGAATGGTTGGCGTGGTTGCGGCAAATTCTCAGCAATTGCTTGAGTCATGCCATCGAAAGACACTTTCACGCCAAGAAACGTGACCTTCGCCGCGAAGTCGCATTGGAATCAATGGCCAAACGACTTGATGACAGTATGGCGAGGCTGTCCCATTTCGTCACCGCCAAAGGCAACACACCCAGCGAGGACATGCACCAACGCGAGATGGCAGACGCGTTGTCGCTTCAGCTATCAAAGCTGAAAGACAAATACCGAGACGTGATCGTGTACCGCAATTTGCAAGGACTGTCGTTTGAAGAGATTGGCA of the Rhodopirellula baltica SH 1 genome contains:
- a CDS encoding peroxidase family protein; this encodes MSLSADAACPSLFSSENRTGIAMTKFWNRWIGGHQSSRSKNRRRSSQRRRLRTETLETRKLLAANLFHNEAFPEDVNEDGQVSAIDALAIINQMNSDGVSGFSSQLQGADGAGSEGQRVNQSRPSRGRMTDVNNDGRDTALDALMVINRLNRDRDFHGGHDQPQDRPDNPDETDTVADEVRSIDGTGNNVENPELGSTDTELLRVAENDYADGISEPSGEDRPSAREISNALAAADPDGTTNNRDLSSFVFAWGQFIDHDIDLSLSPDVDGESFDIDVPAGDAYFDPFNTGEATIGLTRSDFAEGTGTSVDNPAEQVNAITAWIDGSQVYGSDQETADALREFVGGRLLITDDGLLPTDENDGLLAGDIRAAENVVLTSMHALFLREHNRLADEISAEDPSLSDEEIYQQARATVIAQMQSITLNEYLPALLGENAIAEYTGYDSTVDPSIANEFSTAAFRFGHTTLNEEFRFVDDDGNETAESIALANAFFQPGLLEDTGIDPLLKYAASTLSQEVDLEVVDSLRNFLFGPPGAGGFDLVSLNIQRGRDHGLADFNSTREAYGLEAVDSFDQITSDADVAANLEALYGDVNNIDLWVGLLAEDHTEDGSLGETATAIIADQFERLRDGDRFWYENTMTDREVRDIENTSLGDIIARNTNVDSLQENVFFFSPTITGSVVAQQPLTPQNNNRGQLLRDGDAGIVPDSDVDLLARDQSSNRPGQRDRRDDSSAEPMVGVMVELLDSNGEVVDTAITDERGNYRFNDFAESGSYTIQMATSEEYTVLGSGSLSVQVSNGEESLRGMDFAVLV
- a CDS encoding sigma-70 family RNA polymerase sigma factor; translation: MSIHTLDPSSTDGSVERRIDEVRQGNRQSLGDLLQMYQSYLSLLSQAQIDGRLRRRMSSSDLVQEAMLAAHRDFDQFRGKTEGEWLAWLRQILSNCLSHAIERHFHAKKRDLRREVALESMAKRLDDSMARLSHFVTAKGNTPSEDMHQREMADALSLQLSKLKDKYRDVIVYRNLQGLSFEEIGSLMDMKTGTARMTWVRAIAKLKEVATPVNQ